One genomic region from Spirosoma sp. KCTC 42546 encodes:
- a CDS encoding RDD family protein: MSVAIRTSQNVLVEYEPASIGERILAAIIDYVVIFGWIMLTLALPSSMGFRVNSFYSFLVLFPVVVYDLVSEWLLNGRSLGKIAMKIRVVMLDGSPPGLGAYLIRWLLRIIESVAFLGGIVPIITVAANGKGQRLGDIAAGTTVVRLKPAVTLDDVILRPFVENYAVQFPDVRLLSDRDISVVRNVVRMNDEQVLMRTADKVKEVTGIRSDIGNREFLLTVINDYQFITAQ, translated from the coding sequence ATGTCTGTTGCAATCCGCACTTCCCAAAATGTTCTAGTAGAGTACGAACCTGCCAGCATTGGCGAACGGATTCTGGCAGCCATCATTGATTACGTTGTCATTTTTGGCTGGATTATGCTGACGTTGGCCCTGCCGAGTTCGATGGGTTTTCGGGTTAACAGTTTCTATAGCTTTTTGGTCCTCTTTCCCGTAGTTGTCTATGACTTAGTCAGCGAATGGCTGCTCAACGGGCGAAGCCTCGGTAAAATAGCGATGAAAATTCGCGTGGTTATGCTGGATGGCTCACCGCCAGGCCTGGGTGCCTATCTCATTCGCTGGTTACTCCGAATTATAGAGTCCGTTGCGTTTCTGGGTGGTATTGTGCCAATTATCACCGTAGCCGCTAACGGGAAAGGGCAACGATTAGGCGATATTGCAGCAGGTACAACGGTTGTTCGACTAAAACCAGCCGTCACGCTGGACGATGTAATTCTGCGGCCCTTCGTTGAGAATTACGCCGTTCAGTTTCCCGATGTTCGGCTACTTTCTGATCGTGATATTAGTGTAGTTCGCAATGTGGTACGCATGAACGATGAACAGGTTCTGATGCGTACTGCCGATAAAGTAAAGGAAGTAACCGGTATTCGCAGCGATATCGGAAACCGGGAGTTTCTGCTTACGGTTATCAATGACTATCAATTTATAACAGCACAGTAA
- a CDS encoding stage II sporulation protein M — translation MREALFVKRNTDKWRDIEQNPTNDPDELTDRFVELTDDLSYARTFYPDSTVTRYLNGLAGQMHRGLMQNRRAERSRFLTFWKYELPLLFRQSHKMLALSAGIFLVACILGWVSAAHDDTFVRLILGDQYVNMTLENIKKGDPLGVYDSHDQASMFIQITLNNIYVAFRTFVFGLFASFGTMAMLFYNGVMLGSFQYFFYERGLLLDSILKIWIHGTLEISAIVIAGCAGLTVGNSLLFPGTYSRLESFKRGIKQGLKIAIGLVPIFITAGFLESFITRMTLPPVVSGSIILISATFIGWYFIFYPIHLNRTRQP, via the coding sequence ATGCGTGAAGCCCTTTTTGTTAAACGCAACACCGACAAGTGGCGCGATATAGAACAAAACCCAACAAACGATCCTGATGAACTAACGGATCGATTTGTGGAACTGACCGACGATTTATCCTACGCCCGAACATTCTACCCCGACTCAACCGTAACGCGTTATCTCAACGGGTTAGCTGGACAAATGCATCGGGGCCTGATGCAAAATCGCCGAGCCGAACGTAGCCGATTCCTCACGTTCTGGAAATATGAATTGCCGCTTTTATTTCGGCAATCGCACAAGATGCTGGCACTGTCGGCGGGCATTTTTTTAGTGGCCTGTATTCTTGGCTGGGTATCGGCGGCACACGATGACACGTTTGTGCGGTTAATTCTGGGCGACCAATACGTGAACATGACGCTCGAAAACATCAAAAAAGGTGATCCGCTGGGTGTTTATGACAGCCACGATCAGGCCAGCATGTTCATACAAATTACCCTGAATAATATCTATGTAGCGTTCAGAACGTTCGTGTTCGGCCTATTTGCCTCGTTTGGCACAATGGCCATGCTATTCTACAACGGCGTGATGCTGGGGTCATTTCAGTATTTTTTCTACGAACGGGGACTTTTACTCGACTCGATTCTGAAGATTTGGATTCACGGTACGCTCGAAATTTCAGCCATAGTCATTGCCGGTTGTGCTGGCCTGACAGTTGGCAATAGCCTGCTTTTTCCGGGAACTTACTCCCGGTTGGAGTCCTTTAAGCGGGGCATCAAACAGGGGCTAAAAATTGCGATTGGTCTGGTCCCGATTTTCATTACAGCCGGATTTCTGGAAAGTTTTATTACCCGAATGACCCTACCACCCGTAGTTAGTGGTAGCATTATTCTGATCTCTGCCACCTTTATTGGCTGGTATTTTATTTTTTACCCAATTCACCTAAACCGTACACGTCAACCATGA
- a CDS encoding DUF4129 domain-containing protein, giving the protein MKEHFDLRFTVYNLRAGRLGWLICWLCLSLATLPVAFAQLQKSVPPVVVRDDRTPLTIRKPQVDHLRDLQTDHDYQYGRDAPPPENPIARFFQWLFQKFGEFLRSEAYQNVWQYVILAAVAGFVIYLLMKAEVMKFLFPKGAESISLDYENLAENIHEINFDAAVEEAVTNRNFRLATRLLYLQTLKRLTDAGRITYKPDKTNRQYVYELANSPLQTDFETLTRQFEFVWYGDFPIDESRFGQLRQQFRQFNQPVAHQS; this is encoded by the coding sequence ATGAAGGAACATTTTGATTTACGATTTACGGTTTACAATTTGCGAGCAGGTCGATTGGGTTGGCTGATCTGTTGGTTGTGTCTCTCGTTAGCCACATTACCAGTGGCTTTTGCTCAATTGCAAAAGTCAGTTCCGCCAGTTGTCGTCCGCGATGATCGTACTCCCCTGACGATCCGCAAGCCGCAAGTCGATCACCTACGCGATCTTCAAACCGACCATGACTATCAATATGGTCGCGACGCACCTCCGCCCGAAAATCCGATAGCGCGCTTTTTTCAGTGGTTATTTCAAAAATTCGGGGAGTTCCTGCGTAGTGAAGCCTACCAGAATGTTTGGCAATATGTCATTCTGGCTGCTGTTGCAGGTTTTGTGATTTATCTGTTGATGAAAGCCGAAGTCATGAAGTTTCTGTTTCCAAAAGGTGCCGAATCGATCAGTCTCGATTATGAGAACCTGGCCGAAAACATCCACGAAATTAATTTCGATGCCGCGGTAGAAGAGGCCGTCACCAATCGAAACTTCCGGCTGGCCACTCGCCTGCTTTACCTGCAAACCCTCAAACGACTAACCGATGCCGGTCGAATTACGTATAAGCCCGACAAAACGAATCGGCAATACGTATATGAGCTGGCCAATTCGCCTTTACAAACCGATTTTGAGACATTAACGCGCCAATTCGAGTTTGTCTGGTACGGTGACTTCCCAATAGATGAATCCCGGTTTGGGCAGCTTCGCCAGCAATTTCGACAGTTTAATCAGCCTGTTGCTCACCAATCCTAA
- a CDS encoding DUF4350 domain-containing protein, whose translation MPKPNKYLLILLATVTAYMLFEYYRPKPIDWKSTYQNDDKIPFGTQALFELLPDALPKSTVKTIRLPIYNFLGETKLPTPSNYVFINDDFKADSIEQNQLLSYVKRGNSVFISAYNLPDSLCLKLGFKAEVKPTNKADTTLRQNFVNPQLHTAKGYNFFHDDGRNFITIKKPQNITVLGRNARKEPVFIRVQYGKGQFYIQNLPLAFTNYYVLDTKTSDYAFKAFSYLPAQTTYWDEYQKQGRFDEDQQSIFRYIRSQPALNWAYYLVVFGLIFYAIFAGKRTQRIIPVVEPPTNTSLDFVKTVGRMYFQQSDHDNLARKKIQYFLADIRERYGLNTTVLDKEFTETLSRKSGASMDETSDLVRLLRDAQRSISLSEFDLLTLNKAMETFKQTI comes from the coding sequence TTGCCGAAACCGAATAAATATCTGCTTATCCTGCTGGCAACCGTAACGGCTTACATGCTCTTCGAGTATTACCGCCCAAAGCCGATTGACTGGAAATCAACGTACCAGAACGATGACAAAATTCCGTTCGGAACGCAGGCTTTATTCGAGTTGCTACCGGATGCGTTGCCGAAGTCGACGGTGAAGACTATTCGTCTGCCAATTTATAATTTCCTGGGCGAGACAAAATTGCCAACGCCCAGCAATTATGTCTTTATCAATGACGACTTTAAAGCCGACAGTATTGAACAGAACCAGCTTCTATCGTACGTTAAACGGGGTAATTCTGTGTTCATTTCCGCTTACAATCTGCCCGATTCGCTTTGCCTTAAATTAGGATTCAAAGCAGAAGTAAAACCGACTAATAAAGCCGATACAACGCTCCGTCAGAACTTCGTCAATCCCCAACTGCATACGGCCAAAGGCTATAATTTTTTTCACGATGATGGCCGAAATTTCATAACCATCAAAAAACCTCAGAACATTACGGTGCTAGGTCGTAATGCCCGCAAAGAGCCGGTTTTCATTCGGGTGCAGTATGGGAAAGGTCAATTTTACATCCAGAACCTACCACTGGCCTTTACAAACTATTACGTGCTGGACACGAAAACCTCCGACTACGCCTTCAAAGCGTTTTCCTATTTACCTGCCCAAACAACCTATTGGGATGAATATCAGAAGCAGGGGCGATTTGATGAGGATCAGCAGTCCATTTTCAGGTATATTCGCTCACAGCCTGCCCTGAACTGGGCATATTATCTGGTCGTATTTGGCTTGATTTTCTACGCCATCTTTGCCGGGAAGCGTACGCAGCGAATTATTCCCGTTGTCGAACCGCCAACGAATACGTCGCTCGATTTTGTAAAAACTGTTGGGCGCATGTATTTTCAACAAAGCGACCACGACAACCTCGCCCGGAAAAAAATCCAGTATTTCCTGGCCGACATCCGCGAACGTTATGGATTGAACACAACCGTTTTAGACAAAGAATTTACCGAAACCCTGTCCCGAAAAAGTGGCGCATCTATGGACGAAACGTCAGATCTGGTACGGCTCCTGCGCGATGCGCAACGTAGCATCTCGCTTTCAGAATTTGATTTGCTGACGCTGAATAAGGCAATGGAAACATTTAAACAAACTATCTGA
- a CDS encoding MoxR family ATPase, with protein sequence MDSFETRLDLTSLTAAVDAIRAEVGKVIIGQHQTVDLLLTALLADGHVLIEGVPGVAKTLTAKLLAKTMSVGFSRIQFTPDLMPSDVLGTSVFMPKTGDFSFRQGPIFSNLVLIDEINRAPAKTQAALFEVMEERQVTNDGTTYPLQEPFMVLATQNPIEQEGTYRLPEAQLDRFLFKIVVSYPTATEEVDILRGHHQRRNLADALDAVTAVLTAEQLATLRGQVHQVHVEDKLFDYIAQIVQATRANKSLYLGASPRASVALLNSAKALATLRGRDFITPEDVQELAAPVLRHRVLLTPEREMEGGTADEVVAQLVQKIDVPR encoded by the coding sequence ATGGACTCATTTGAAACCCGTTTAGACCTCACATCCCTCACCGCTGCGGTTGATGCCATCCGCGCCGAAGTCGGGAAAGTTATTATAGGACAGCACCAAACGGTCGATTTGCTGTTAACAGCCTTACTCGCCGATGGTCATGTGCTCATTGAAGGCGTGCCAGGCGTAGCCAAAACGTTAACGGCTAAACTGCTGGCGAAAACCATGTCGGTTGGCTTCAGCCGGATTCAGTTTACGCCTGATCTGATGCCATCCGATGTACTAGGCACGTCGGTATTTATGCCTAAAACGGGTGATTTTTCATTCCGACAAGGTCCGATTTTCTCTAACCTTGTCCTGATCGATGAGATTAACCGCGCTCCGGCTAAAACCCAGGCCGCTCTGTTTGAGGTCATGGAAGAGCGTCAGGTCACGAATGATGGCACAACTTACCCACTCCAAGAGCCCTTTATGGTACTGGCGACCCAGAACCCCATTGAACAGGAAGGTACCTATCGGCTACCCGAAGCGCAACTAGATCGCTTTCTGTTCAAAATTGTGGTGAGTTACCCAACCGCTACCGAAGAAGTGGACATTCTGCGAGGGCATCACCAGCGCCGGAATTTGGCTGATGCGCTCGACGCCGTCACTGCTGTACTCACAGCCGAACAATTAGCAACCTTGCGCGGGCAGGTACATCAGGTGCATGTGGAAGACAAACTATTTGATTACATCGCCCAAATTGTGCAGGCAACCCGCGCGAATAAGTCGCTTTATTTAGGCGCATCGCCCCGGGCATCGGTAGCCTTGTTAAACAGTGCCAAAGCCCTTGCCACACTCCGAGGTCGCGATTTCATTACGCCCGAAGATGTACAGGAACTGGCAGCTCCCGTATTACGCCATCGTGTCTTATTAACGCCCGAGCGTGAA
- a CDS encoding M20 family metallopeptidase, giving the protein MLDSIKSLAHQYAADLIKTRRHLHAHPELSFQERNTARFVADQLKAIGITPQEGVADTGLVAIIEGRNSHSAGSRVVALRADMDALPIHEANDVPYKSTVDGVMHACGHDVHTASLLGVARILHVLRDQFDGTVKLVFQPGEEKAPGGASLMIKEGVLENPTPASMIGQHVAPNIPVGKIGFREGMYMASTDELYLTVWGKGGHAAMPDNLVDPVLIASHIIVALQQIISRNRPPASPSVLSFGRFIADGVTNVIPNEVTIQGTFRCMNEEWREEGKKRMIKLAEGIAEAMGGSCEFTIVHGYPYLKNHPELTRRVRAQAVEYMGAENVVDLDLWMAGEDFAFYSQVVDSCFYRLGTRNEERGIISGVHTPTFDIDESALETGAGLMSWLAVRELAMV; this is encoded by the coding sequence ATGCTCGACTCAATCAAATCGCTCGCTCATCAATACGCGGCTGACCTTATCAAGACCCGCCGACATCTGCATGCTCACCCTGAACTTTCCTTTCAGGAGCGAAATACGGCCCGCTTTGTGGCTGATCAACTGAAAGCGATTGGCATAACTCCGCAGGAAGGGGTTGCCGATACCGGATTAGTCGCCATTATCGAAGGCCGAAATAGTCATTCGGCTGGTTCGCGAGTGGTTGCCCTGCGTGCCGATATGGACGCATTGCCAATCCACGAAGCCAACGATGTTCCCTATAAATCGACCGTGGACGGGGTCATGCATGCCTGTGGCCACGATGTGCACACGGCCAGTTTGCTGGGTGTTGCCCGTATTCTGCACGTGTTGCGCGATCAGTTCGATGGAACGGTAAAGCTGGTGTTCCAGCCGGGCGAAGAGAAAGCGCCGGGTGGCGCTTCGCTCATGATTAAGGAAGGTGTGCTCGAAAATCCGACACCTGCCAGCATGATTGGTCAGCACGTAGCTCCTAATATTCCAGTAGGTAAAATCGGTTTCCGCGAAGGTATGTACATGGCCAGTACCGATGAGTTGTATCTTACTGTTTGGGGTAAAGGTGGCCATGCTGCCATGCCCGATAATCTGGTTGACCCCGTCCTGATTGCGTCGCATATTATTGTGGCCTTACAGCAGATTATAAGCCGTAATCGCCCCCCCGCTAGCCCATCGGTATTATCCTTTGGCCGGTTCATTGCCGACGGTGTTACCAACGTCATTCCAAACGAAGTGACCATTCAGGGTACGTTTCGCTGTATGAACGAAGAATGGCGTGAAGAGGGTAAAAAACGCATGATTAAACTTGCCGAAGGGATTGCCGAAGCGATGGGGGGCTCGTGCGAGTTTACGATTGTTCACGGGTATCCATACCTGAAAAATCATCCAGAATTAACCCGGCGCGTTCGGGCGCAGGCAGTTGAGTATATGGGTGCCGAAAACGTGGTTGATCTTGATTTGTGGATGGCTGGAGAAGATTTCGCGTTCTATTCGCAGGTAGTCGATTCCTGCTTTTACCGACTTGGTACCCGCAACGAAGAACGTGGAATTATATCGGGCGTTCATACCCCAACGTTTGACATCGACGAATCGGCGCTGGAAACGGGTGCAGGCCTGATGAGTTGGCTGGCGGTACGGGAATTGGCGATGGTTTAA